A region from the Geobacter benzoatilyticus genome encodes:
- a CDS encoding MerR family transcriptional regulator, with translation MYRITELARQFGLSRSTLLYYDRIGLLTPSGRSDAGYRMYSQQDRDRLSRICNFRHAGLTIEDINRVLSMDEDSNDMILQKRLLEIGDEIRALHSQQMFIAKVLKVKAFGEAPIDKPAWIEMLRAAGMDEAAMCRWHAEFEKRAPEAHHQFLLGLGITEEEAKIIRERSAEGF, from the coding sequence ATGTATCGCATAACTGAACTGGCCCGCCAGTTCGGACTGTCCCGTAGCACGCTACTGTATTACGACCGGATAGGCTTGCTCACACCATCTGGGCGGAGCGATGCCGGTTATCGGATGTATTCGCAGCAAGACCGAGACCGTCTATCCCGTATCTGCAACTTTCGCCATGCCGGTTTGACCATTGAGGATATCAACCGAGTTCTTTCCATGGATGAAGATTCAAACGATATGATTCTTCAGAAACGCCTGCTTGAAATCGGTGATGAAATTCGCGCACTGCACTCCCAGCAGATGTTCATTGCGAAAGTCCTGAAGGTTAAGGCTTTTGGAGAAGCACCGATAGACAAACCGGCTTGGATTGAAATGTTGAGAGCCGCTGGAATGGATGAAGCGGCAATGTGCCGCTGGCATGCTGAATTCGAAAAACGGGCACCAGAAGCACATCACCAGTTTTTGTTGGGGCTTGGAATTACGGAAGAAGAAGCAAAGATAATTCGGGAACGGTCTGCGGAAGGATTTTAA
- a CDS encoding hemolysin family protein, which translates to MESVLGELAVIFLLIIGNGFFAGSELAIISARKSRIAQLVADGDPKAIIVEQLQNDPHRFLATVQVGVTLVGSLASAVGGATAVRYLKPLLAASPVVFVQQAAEPIALGIVVILISYLSLVFGELVPKTLALQYADRMALHVAKPIRFMAQAAGIVVNILTFSNRMVLAMMGIKARGDQGFVTREDVQHIVAEGHEAGVFSSTENEFIRNIFDFTHTCVREVMVPRTRIVALDLGLPSEELVRTVVDNKYSRYPVYRGSIENVAGFIHGKDMLGGIVSNPSFDIESIIRPTFYVPEGKMVNDLLKEMQRKCIHMALVVDEYGGISGLATTEDLLEELVGEIEDEHDIEEPGSIQRLPDGSLLVDALFSIGDLAENLGIKLDEDAPYDTLAGLILDRLGRFPEKGERVEWDRFTLVCEEVKKTAVVKVRIVETAPRGADDEISTTKLD; encoded by the coding sequence TTGGAGTCAGTCTTAGGTGAGTTGGCCGTCATATTCCTCCTGATTATCGGCAACGGTTTTTTTGCCGGTTCAGAACTTGCCATTATTTCCGCACGAAAGAGCAGAATTGCCCAACTGGTTGCCGACGGCGACCCGAAGGCAATCATCGTAGAACAGTTGCAGAACGACCCGCACCGCTTTCTTGCCACGGTTCAGGTTGGGGTAACCCTGGTGGGGTCCCTTGCATCGGCGGTGGGTGGCGCAACGGCAGTCCGTTATCTCAAGCCGCTGCTGGCGGCCAGCCCGGTTGTGTTTGTCCAGCAGGCTGCCGAACCGATTGCCCTCGGAATCGTGGTCATCCTGATTTCCTACCTCTCGCTCGTATTCGGCGAGCTTGTTCCCAAGACCCTGGCTCTTCAGTACGCGGACCGCATGGCACTTCATGTGGCCAAACCGATCCGGTTCATGGCGCAGGCCGCCGGAATAGTTGTGAACATCCTCACGTTTTCCAACAGGATGGTCCTCGCCATGATGGGGATAAAAGCCCGGGGCGACCAGGGCTTCGTCACCAGGGAGGATGTCCAGCATATTGTGGCGGAGGGCCATGAGGCCGGAGTTTTCAGCTCCACGGAAAACGAGTTCATCCGCAATATTTTCGATTTTACCCATACCTGTGTCCGGGAGGTGATGGTTCCGCGCACCCGGATTGTCGCCCTCGATCTGGGGCTTCCGAGCGAAGAGCTGGTCAGGACGGTAGTTGACAACAAATACTCCCGTTACCCCGTTTACCGGGGGAGTATCGAGAATGTGGCCGGCTTCATTCACGGCAAGGATATGCTTGGCGGGATTGTGAGCAACCCTTCCTTCGACATTGAGTCCATTATCCGCCCCACGTTTTACGTCCCTGAAGGAAAGATGGTGAACGATCTGCTGAAAGAGATGCAGCGCAAATGCATCCACATGGCCCTTGTGGTGGACGAATACGGGGGTATCAGCGGTCTGGCCACCACCGAGGACCTGTTGGAGGAGCTCGTGGGCGAGATCGAGGATGAGCACGACATCGAGGAACCGGGGAGCATCCAGCGCCTGCCGGACGGCAGCCTCCTTGTAGATGCGCTCTTTTCCATCGGAGATCTTGCGGAGAACCTGGGGATAAAGCTTGACGAAGATGCCCCCTACGACACCCTGGCTGGTTTGATCCTTGACCGGCTGGGCCGTTTCCCCGAAAAGGGGGAGCGCGTCGAATGGGATCGCTTCACCCTTGTCTGCGAAGAGGTTAAAAAGACGGCAGTCGTAAAAGTACGGATAGTTGAGACGGCGCCTCGGGGGGCCGATGACGAAATTTCCACGACAAAGCTGGATTGA
- a CDS encoding FxLYD domain-containing protein, which translates to MRLRHVAMLMLLLFMTGCATTEQAAIPGMSYPNSHTTYDMQFAWKSAMGQADITISGTMKNQSYYYITEPELTAALLDRDGRIIAQGTFIFFPHQMALDETAPFVVRIPLTEGQIPDRIRFTYRYRLAEEGRSGAPRFHSFDANP; encoded by the coding sequence ATGAGATTACGCCACGTTGCCATGCTTATGCTTCTGCTTTTCATGACCGGATGCGCCACAACTGAACAGGCAGCCATCCCCGGCATGTCCTACCCCAACAGCCACACGACATACGACATGCAGTTTGCCTGGAAATCAGCCATGGGCCAAGCAGACATCACCATCAGCGGAACAATGAAGAATCAAAGCTATTACTACATTACCGAACCGGAGCTTACGGCAGCTCTCCTTGACCGTGACGGTAGAATCATTGCGCAGGGGACATTCATCTTCTTCCCGCATCAGATGGCCCTTGACGAAACCGCCCCGTTCGTCGTCCGGATTCCATTAACGGAAGGCCAGATTCCTGACCGCATCAGATTTACCTACCGTTACCGCCTCGCAGAAGAAGGCCGGTCCGGCGCTCCAAGATTTCACAGCTTCGACGCAAACCCGTAA
- a CDS encoding DsbC family protein encodes MQFKQLRFMGILSLAACLATTTAFGAPREEAPEAAIKRLFPKLPASEVTKTEIEDFYEVVADGNVLYINVKTGHVFVGDLFTREGKNLTAEARTRLTAGRFKLITDADKAKAVKVGNGKHVVIEITDPDCPFCRKMHEYWGNRPDVTRYVFFLPLAMHKDAEKKVRYILSAEDKELALWEVYSGELDKNSDRLNKPYDDKGLLNYHKAVAAKLGIQSTPAFWVDGTFVNGANIQLIEKVIGKCNVRPGTAANEPKVCEEEEQSK; translated from the coding sequence ATGCAATTTAAGCAGTTACGATTTATGGGAATCCTTTCGTTGGCGGCTTGCCTTGCCACTACGACTGCCTTTGGGGCACCCAGGGAGGAAGCCCCGGAGGCGGCTATAAAACGGCTTTTTCCAAAACTTCCGGCTTCAGAGGTGACAAAAACCGAAATCGAAGATTTTTACGAGGTTGTGGCTGACGGCAACGTGCTTTACATCAATGTGAAAACCGGCCATGTTTTTGTCGGCGACCTATTCACACGCGAGGGGAAAAATCTGACTGCCGAGGCCCGCACTCGCCTCACTGCCGGGCGATTCAAGCTTATCACCGATGCCGACAAGGCTAAGGCGGTGAAGGTGGGAAACGGCAAGCACGTGGTGATTGAGATAACGGACCCCGATTGCCCTTTCTGCCGGAAGATGCATGAGTACTGGGGGAACCGTCCCGATGTGACCCGTTATGTATTCTTCCTCCCCCTTGCGATGCATAAGGACGCCGAAAAGAAGGTGCGTTATATCCTGTCGGCTGAAGACAAGGAACTCGCCCTTTGGGAGGTTTATTCGGGGGAGCTTGACAAAAATAGCGATCGATTGAACAAGCCCTATGATGATAAAGGGTTGCTCAACTATCACAAAGCTGTGGCTGCCAAGCTGGGCATCCAGTCTACGCCTGCCTTCTGGGTTGATGGAACCTTTGTGAACGGGGCGAACATCCAGCTTATCGAGAAAGTGATCGGCAAGTGCAACGTCAGACCGGGAACGGCTGCCAATGAGCCGAAGGTGTGCGAGGAAGAGGAACAGTCGAAATAA
- a CDS encoding AI-2E family transporter — protein sequence MIIFYVVFSIVAPFLPSLGWAGVIGVLTFPLYRRLRAGVGGRDTVAAGIMTPAVVLTLVIPFVGLTFFLVQEATVAYGFLEKIAADGGKSLVESIQKHAVVKPWLNRIEAYTGPLSFEIDSRLFPEMKEVATKVFGYSKELIKNVFVFIIELILMVITLFFIYRDGENVQRHVLAIIPLTEENKKVLVDTIRRVLRAVMYGVFLTCLVQGALGGLGFWVAGLPSPILFGAIMAVCALIPVVGTGLVWLPGALYLLANGEIARGAGLIVWGVLAVSSIDNVIKPFFISGKAKLPVLVIAIGGLGGLASFGLLGAVVGPIVLALFLALFEMYRGEVETRGKGAGGGNS from the coding sequence GTGATCATTTTTTACGTGGTCTTCTCCATTGTCGCGCCGTTTCTGCCATCATTGGGATGGGCCGGAGTGATCGGGGTTCTGACATTTCCACTCTACCGGCGGCTGCGCGCAGGGGTGGGGGGACGGGACACGGTTGCCGCGGGCATCATGACCCCCGCAGTGGTGCTCACCCTGGTTATTCCCTTTGTGGGGCTTACTTTTTTTCTCGTTCAGGAAGCGACCGTGGCATACGGCTTTCTGGAAAAAATCGCGGCCGACGGGGGCAAATCCCTGGTGGAAAGCATTCAGAAGCATGCTGTTGTCAAGCCGTGGCTCAATCGTATCGAGGCATATACCGGCCCCTTGAGCTTTGAGATCGACAGCAGGCTCTTTCCCGAGATGAAGGAAGTGGCCACAAAGGTGTTCGGCTATTCCAAGGAGCTTATAAAGAACGTCTTTGTCTTCATCATCGAACTGATCCTGATGGTTATCACCCTCTTCTTTATCTATAGGGATGGAGAAAACGTCCAACGGCACGTTCTTGCGATTATCCCCCTTACGGAAGAGAACAAAAAGGTTCTTGTCGATACCATCCGCCGCGTCCTGCGGGCGGTCATGTACGGTGTCTTTCTCACCTGCCTCGTGCAGGGGGCCCTCGGCGGTCTGGGGTTCTGGGTGGCCGGGCTCCCTTCGCCGATTCTCTTTGGGGCCATAATGGCTGTCTGTGCACTTATACCGGTGGTGGGGACAGGACTTGTCTGGCTTCCGGGTGCGCTCTATCTTCTGGCCAACGGTGAGATTGCGAGAGGAGCCGGGCTCATAGTCTGGGGGGTGCTGGCGGTCAGTTCCATCGATAACGTGATCAAGCCGTTTTTCATCAGCGGCAAGGCAAAGCTGCCGGTCCTGGTCATTGCCATCGGCGGTCTTGGCGGCCTTGCATCGTTCGGGCTCCTGGGGGCCGTCGTGGGGCCTATCGTGCTTGCACTCTTCCTGGCGCTGTTCGAGATGTATCGGGGAGAAGTCGAAACGAGGGGTAAAGGGGCGGGTGGGGGCAATTCGTGA
- a CDS encoding rhomboid family intramembrane serine protease, with protein MSVVFIVLNVLVFFYDRLSGHYEPLLVETARGVIRTRQFVGGLSSDYALVPVSLISHPLLAWPTIFSSMFLHGNWLHIGSNMLYLWIFGNNVEDVLGRMRFIVFYFTCGLVAAFAQVASAPGSNIPMVGASGAVAGVMGAYLLLFPRARILTLVPIIFFFTFIEVPAFLIIGYWVLIQFLNANWLGGGEFLRGGVAYFAHIGGFVAGVAFVGILGVKRRGGYRRL; from the coding sequence GTGAGCGTCGTGTTTATCGTTCTGAATGTCCTGGTTTTCTTTTACGACCGGCTCTCCGGCCATTACGAGCCGCTGCTCGTTGAAACCGCACGGGGGGTTATCCGAACGAGACAGTTCGTTGGAGGGCTCAGTTCAGATTACGCCCTTGTGCCGGTTTCGCTCATCTCGCATCCTCTGCTTGCGTGGCCTACCATTTTCAGCTCCATGTTTCTCCATGGCAACTGGCTTCACATCGGTTCGAACATGCTCTACCTCTGGATATTCGGCAATAATGTCGAAGATGTCCTCGGGCGGATGCGGTTCATCGTTTTCTATTTTACCTGTGGACTTGTTGCCGCCTTTGCCCAGGTTGCGAGCGCCCCGGGCTCCAATATCCCGATGGTGGGGGCCAGCGGCGCCGTGGCCGGGGTCATGGGCGCATATCTGCTTCTCTTTCCCCGTGCGCGGATACTTACCCTTGTGCCGATTATTTTCTTCTTCACGTTTATCGAGGTGCCGGCGTTCCTGATTATCGGCTACTGGGTTCTCATCCAGTTCCTGAATGCCAACTGGCTGGGGGGAGGGGAGTTCCTGCGGGGGGGCGTCGCCTATTTTGCCCACATCGGAGGGTTCGTGGCCGGTGTGGCTTTTGTCGGGATATTGGGGGTGAAGCGTCGCGGCGGCTACAGGCGTTTGTAG
- a CDS encoding TerC family protein, with amino-acid sequence MPMQTMMWLGFGAVILVMFVIDLGIFSRKSHEIKFREALSWTIVWVSLALAFNVWIYFEMGSTKALEFFTGYLIEQSLSVDNLFVFIMIFSYFHITKAHQPKVLKWGILGALIMRGIFIITGIELLERFHWIMYVFGGILVITGLKMAFGGEEKVDPEKNFLVRLVRKFVPITKRIRDDRFFINKGGVRAATPLFLAVVMIESSDLIFAVDSIPAVLAVSHDPFIVYTSNVFAIMGLRSLYYLLSNVIDMFVYLKLGVSVILVYVGAKMLLVDIYHIPIIFSLGTIVGVLLISILTSVTIGNKRAKAAHRPI; translated from the coding sequence ATGCCAATGCAAACCATGATGTGGCTCGGTTTCGGGGCGGTCATCCTCGTGATGTTCGTCATCGATCTGGGCATTTTCAGCCGCAAGAGCCACGAAATCAAATTTCGTGAAGCACTGTCCTGGACTATCGTCTGGGTTTCCCTGGCGCTTGCCTTCAACGTCTGGATCTATTTTGAAATGGGGTCCACCAAAGCTCTTGAATTTTTCACGGGCTACCTCATCGAGCAATCACTGTCGGTGGATAACCTGTTCGTTTTCATAATGATCTTCTCCTACTTCCACATTACCAAGGCCCACCAGCCAAAGGTCCTCAAATGGGGCATCCTCGGCGCCCTCATCATGAGGGGGATATTCATAATTACCGGCATTGAACTACTGGAACGGTTTCACTGGATTATGTACGTCTTCGGCGGGATTCTGGTAATAACGGGTCTCAAGATGGCTTTTGGCGGGGAAGAGAAGGTTGATCCGGAGAAAAACTTCCTTGTCCGTCTCGTACGCAAATTCGTACCGATCACAAAGCGCATCCGCGATGACCGGTTCTTCATCAACAAGGGGGGGGTCCGGGCCGCCACTCCGCTGTTCCTGGCCGTAGTGATGATCGAGTCCAGCGACCTGATTTTTGCCGTCGACTCAATCCCGGCGGTTCTGGCGGTAAGCCATGATCCGTTCATCGTTTATACGTCAAACGTTTTCGCGATCATGGGCCTGCGGTCCCTTTACTATCTGCTCTCCAACGTCATAGACATGTTCGTGTACCTCAAACTGGGAGTTTCCGTCATTCTCGTCTACGTGGGAGCAAAAATGCTGCTGGTGGATATCTACCATATCCCCATCATCTTCTCGCTCGGTACCATTGTGGGAGTGCTGCTGATTTCCATCCTGACTTCGGTCACCATCGGCAATAAGCGGGCCAAGGCCGCACACCGGCCCATATAG
- a CDS encoding TMEM165/GDT1 family protein, whose protein sequence is MDSAVLVTTFGIIFLAELGDKTQLTAMALATRYPWKKVFIGIAVAFAVLNLGAVLIGKLLFAILPLFWIKLVSGVLFLFFGITTFRGGEDHEDGDGKRASARGPVVTSFFMILLAELGDKTQLVTTSLAAQYDSTLAVFTGSTLALWLVSLIGIFLGRQLMRVVPLATIHKAAGLLFFLFGIIILYQVVAAP, encoded by the coding sequence GTGGATAGCGCTGTGCTCGTGACAACATTCGGTATCATTTTCCTGGCTGAGTTGGGGGACAAAACCCAGCTGACCGCCATGGCCCTTGCAACCCGCTACCCCTGGAAGAAGGTTTTCATCGGTATTGCTGTTGCCTTTGCCGTTCTGAACCTCGGAGCGGTGCTGATCGGAAAACTTCTTTTCGCTATTCTTCCGCTTTTCTGGATCAAACTTGTCTCGGGAGTTCTGTTCCTGTTCTTCGGCATTACCACTTTCCGCGGGGGTGAGGACCATGAAGATGGGGACGGGAAGCGCGCCTCGGCCCGTGGTCCGGTGGTCACGTCCTTTTTCATGATTCTTCTTGCGGAACTGGGAGACAAGACCCAGCTCGTTACCACGAGCCTTGCCGCCCAATACGATTCCACCCTGGCCGTATTCACCGGTTCAACCCTGGCGCTCTGGCTCGTTTCCCTTATCGGCATCTTTTTAGGTCGCCAGTTAATGCGCGTGGTACCCCTCGCAACCATCCACAAGGCTGCGGGGCTTCTTTTCTTCTTGTTCGGAATTATCATCCTCTATCAGGTCGTGGCCGCTCCCTGA
- a CDS encoding energy transducer TonB: protein MHDNYVEKSFLYLVALSLALHAGVFALIVLFPESKPVLRQEPIMIDLEDLPDLSTLPSPEAKGRPARHQAEQARRVPQETAPRGERERDRIASVPPSARTLPQRPSAPSPPAAKSPRQSNEDAAVTKDREGEVPAREAPSGSGILRPRATTDAPGLDQLMPSAQRLAKVEESYRKKYRDEVAEGDTKFLDTDDIQFGSFLRRFENAIYGVWRYPQEAARLGVEGVTPVKITFNRSGAIVKYEILQSSGSRILDDEVLRTLRMVGPVGPFPRGYQKDTFNLIAFFQYGIVRGVSRSLR, encoded by the coding sequence ATGCACGATAATTATGTCGAAAAATCCTTTCTTTACCTTGTTGCCCTTTCGTTGGCCCTCCACGCCGGCGTTTTTGCGCTGATTGTCCTGTTTCCGGAATCAAAGCCCGTGCTGAGGCAGGAACCGATCATGATCGATCTGGAGGACCTGCCGGATTTGAGCACGCTTCCGTCCCCCGAAGCTAAGGGAAGGCCGGCCCGTCACCAGGCGGAACAGGCAAGGCGGGTGCCGCAGGAGACGGCGCCGAGAGGCGAGCGCGAACGGGATCGCATAGCTTCAGTGCCTCCCAGCGCGAGAACCTTGCCTCAGCGTCCGTCGGCACCATCACCCCCAGCAGCGAAATCTCCCCGGCAATCCAACGAAGATGCGGCGGTGACAAAGGATAGAGAGGGGGAGGTTCCCGCCCGGGAGGCACCCAGCGGTTCCGGAATACTGAGACCCCGCGCGACAACTGACGCCCCTGGCCTGGATCAGCTAATGCCCAGTGCTCAGCGCCTTGCAAAAGTTGAGGAGAGTTACCGGAAAAAGTACCGGGATGAAGTGGCGGAAGGGGATACGAAGTTTCTCGATACCGACGACATTCAGTTCGGTTCGTTCCTGCGCCGGTTCGAGAACGCCATCTATGGGGTCTGGCGCTACCCCCAGGAAGCGGCCAGGCTTGGTGTCGAGGGGGTAACGCCGGTAAAGATAACGTTCAACCGCAGTGGCGCCATTGTTAAATATGAAATCCTGCAAAGTTCGGGGAGCAGAATCCTCGATGACGAGGTGCTGCGTACCCTGCGTATGGTGGGACCGGTAGGGCCGTTCCCGCGGGGATACCAGAAAGATACCTTCAATCTGATTGCATTTTTCCAGTATGGCATTGTTCGCGGAGTCAGCAGATCTCTCCGCTGA
- the galU gene encoding UTP--glucose-1-phosphate uridylyltransferase GalU has translation MQVKKAVFPVAGLGTRFLPATKASPKEMLPLIDKPLVQYVVEEAVAAGIEQILFVTGRGKRAIEDHFDISFELEALLHEKGKDDTLREVRDIAEMVNIFYVRQKQAMGLGHAILCAKEFVGNEPFAVLLGDDIIDAETPCLGQLLEVYRKYRGSVLALERVPAENISSYGCVKANRITDRVFEVTDLVEKPKREEAPSDMAIIGRYVLTPDIFPILERQEPGKGGEIQLTDALLKLASDEAIYGCLFEGIRHDCGDKLGFLKATVDMALKRDEFNPEFAEYLRKRLEDMES, from the coding sequence ATGCAGGTTAAAAAAGCTGTTTTCCCGGTAGCGGGACTCGGTACCCGATTTCTTCCCGCCACCAAGGCATCTCCCAAGGAAATGCTTCCGCTCATCGACAAGCCTCTGGTGCAATACGTTGTGGAAGAGGCAGTTGCCGCCGGCATCGAGCAGATACTGTTCGTGACGGGGCGCGGCAAGCGGGCCATTGAGGACCACTTCGACATTTCGTTCGAGCTGGAAGCGCTGCTCCACGAAAAGGGGAAGGACGATACCCTGCGGGAAGTCCGGGACATCGCTGAAATGGTTAACATCTTCTACGTCCGGCAGAAACAGGCGATGGGCCTTGGCCACGCCATCCTCTGCGCCAAGGAGTTCGTAGGGAACGAACCCTTCGCCGTCCTTCTGGGCGATGATATCATCGACGCGGAAACGCCCTGCCTTGGACAGCTTCTGGAGGTCTACCGGAAATACCGGGGATCGGTCCTGGCGCTGGAAAGGGTTCCGGCTGAGAACATTTCCTCCTACGGCTGCGTCAAGGCAAACAGAATTACCGACAGGGTATTCGAAGTAACCGATTTGGTGGAAAAACCAAAGCGGGAAGAAGCTCCTTCAGACATGGCCATCATAGGCCGTTACGTTTTAACCCCAGATATATTTCCGATCCTCGAACGGCAGGAACCGGGCAAGGGGGGAGAGATTCAACTCACTGACGCCCTCCTCAAGCTCGCCAGCGATGAAGCTATCTACGGGTGCCTTTTCGAGGGGATACGCCATGACTGCGGCGACAAGCTGGGATTTTTGAAAGCCACAGTCGATATGGCCCTCAAGAGGGACGAATTCAACCCGGAATTTGCGGAGTATCTGCGAAAACGACTGGAAGATATGGAGAGTTGA
- a CDS encoding GNAT family N-acetyltransferase, whose protein sequence is MNHAKDITEQLLTGAAIADALDDLATLRLDIFLEFPYLYRGLREDEIKYLNTYAEAPDACVIVAYDGHAVIGAATGMPLIHEDASTLEAFAGTTFPLNDAYYVGELLFRPAYRNCGLGHKLLARLESHIRSLGRYREITCATVERPDDHPLRPPDYIPITRFLARTGFARLPGVTTNFIWRETDGIVRDHPMQFWSRELL, encoded by the coding sequence ATGAATCATGCAAAGGACATTACCGAGCAACTGCTGACCGGGGCTGCCATTGCAGACGCCCTGGACGATCTGGCGACGCTTCGCCTCGACATCTTCCTGGAGTTTCCCTATCTGTATCGGGGGCTTAGGGAAGATGAGATCAAATATCTGAATACGTATGCCGAGGCGCCTGATGCCTGCGTCATTGTTGCGTATGACGGGCATGCGGTTATCGGGGCGGCTACAGGCATGCCCCTTATCCACGAAGACGCCTCGACGCTGGAAGCCTTTGCCGGGACGACATTTCCGCTCAACGATGCATATTACGTCGGGGAACTGCTCTTTCGCCCGGCCTACCGCAATTGTGGCCTGGGCCATAAGCTGCTCGCCCGGCTGGAAAGCCACATCCGTTCTCTCGGCCGCTACCGCGAGATCACCTGCGCCACGGTCGAGCGCCCCGATGACCATCCCTTGCGCCCGCCCGACTACATCCCCATCACAAGATTCCTTGCCCGTACCGGTTTTGCCCGGCTGCCGGGGGTAACCACTAACTTCATCTGGCGTGAGACCGACGGCATCGTCCGGGACCACCCCATGCAATTCTGGAGCAGGGAATTGCTCTGA
- a CDS encoding methylenetetrahydrofolate reductase — translation MTSILRRKLDAGNFVVTAEVCPPKGCDCGEFREKSHALGKIVDAVNVTDNQGANVRISPLAPAALLLRDGIEPIMQLTCRDRNRLALQSELMAAAALGVTNVLALTGDHISFGDHPGGKPVFDLESVQLLQTIAALNSGRDLSGARLHGSTSFYAGAAAAPAAEPFEITLPKLAKKVAAGAGFFQTQAIFSPDCLARFAEAVHPLGAKVIVGILLLKSAGMARYVTNRVPGLKVPVDLIHELEDADHPLDTGVAIARRLVAAARPYCDGVHIMALGKEELIPDILAGLARDDDHD, via the coding sequence ACTCGATGCAGGCAATTTTGTCGTAACGGCCGAAGTCTGCCCCCCAAAGGGATGCGACTGCGGCGAATTCAGGGAAAAATCGCACGCCCTCGGGAAGATCGTTGATGCCGTCAACGTTACCGACAACCAGGGGGCGAACGTGCGGATCTCCCCCCTTGCCCCGGCCGCACTGCTGCTCAGGGACGGAATCGAACCGATCATGCAGCTCACCTGCAGGGACCGGAACCGGCTGGCCCTTCAAAGCGAGCTTATGGCTGCGGCGGCACTCGGAGTGACCAATGTCCTCGCCCTCACGGGAGACCACATCTCCTTCGGCGACCATCCCGGCGGCAAACCGGTCTTCGACCTGGAATCGGTCCAGCTTCTCCAAACCATTGCCGCCCTGAACTCCGGCCGAGATTTATCCGGCGCCCGGCTCCACGGCTCCACATCTTTTTACGCAGGGGCCGCCGCGGCACCCGCCGCAGAACCATTCGAAATTACACTGCCAAAGCTGGCGAAAAAAGTTGCCGCCGGAGCCGGTTTTTTCCAGACCCAGGCAATCTTCTCCCCCGATTGTCTTGCGCGCTTTGCTGAAGCGGTGCATCCTCTTGGGGCGAAGGTCATTGTCGGTATCCTGCTGCTGAAATCTGCCGGCATGGCCCGTTACGTCACAAACCGTGTCCCCGGCCTCAAGGTACCCGTTGATCTTATCCATGAACTGGAAGACGCCGATCATCCCCTCGATACCGGAGTCGCAATCGCCCGTCGGCTTGTGGCCGCGGCACGCCCCTATTGCGACGGCGTTCATATCATGGCGCTGGGAAAAGAAGAGCTGATTCCGGATATCCTGGCAGGACTGGCACGCGACGACGACCACGACTGA
- the htpX gene encoding zinc metalloprotease HtpX — MNRFKTTLLLTLLTLLMVAMGSAIGGKSGMVFAFFMACAMNFFSYWFSDKIVLKMYGAREITEAENPAFYGMIRRLATQGNLPMPRVYVIPSDSPNAFATGRNPNHAAVAATEGILRILSTEELEGVMAHELAHVKNRDILVSTIAATFAGAISMLGNMLQWAAMFGGGRSDDDEGAGGMIGGLAMAIIAPIAAMLIQMAVSRSREYLADESGARICGNPQALANALKKLQMGSQMIPMQQASPASAHLFIVNPLTGGSLLNLFSTHPPMEERIARLEQMAYNRRF; from the coding sequence ATGAACCGATTCAAGACAACACTGCTCCTGACCCTTCTCACCCTCCTCATGGTGGCCATGGGGAGCGCCATCGGCGGCAAGTCCGGAATGGTCTTCGCCTTCTTCATGGCCTGCGCCATGAACTTCTTCTCCTACTGGTTCTCGGACAAGATAGTCCTCAAGATGTACGGAGCCCGGGAAATCACAGAGGCGGAGAATCCTGCTTTCTATGGCATGATCCGGAGGCTTGCGACCCAAGGGAACCTGCCGATGCCGCGAGTCTACGTGATCCCCAGCGACAGCCCTAACGCCTTCGCCACGGGGCGCAACCCGAACCATGCCGCAGTCGCCGCCACCGAGGGGATTCTCCGCATCCTGTCCACTGAAGAACTCGAAGGCGTCATGGCCCACGAACTCGCCCACGTAAAGAACCGCGACATCCTCGTCTCCACCATCGCCGCCACCTTTGCGGGGGCAATATCCATGCTGGGCAACATGCTCCAGTGGGCCGCCATGTTCGGCGGCGGCCGCAGCGACGATGACGAGGGTGCCGGCGGGATGATAGGCGGCCTTGCCATGGCGATTATCGCCCCCATCGCGGCAATGCTGATCCAGATGGCGGTTTCCCGCTCCCGTGAATACCTGGCGGACGAGTCGGGCGCACGGATCTGCGGCAACCCACAGGCCCTTGCCAACGCCCTCAAAAAGCTGCAAATGGGCTCGCAGATGATTCCGATGCAGCAGGCGTCCCCCGCATCGGCCCATCTCTTCATTGTGAACCCGCTGACGGGCGGTTCCCTGCTCAACCTCTTCTCCACCCACCCACCGATGGAGGAGCGTATCGCCAGGCTTGAACAGATGGCCTACAACCGGCGCTTCTAA